The following proteins are co-located in the Malassezia restricta chromosome II, complete sequence genome:
- a CDS encoding large subunit ribosomal protein L3e translates to MSHCKYEHPRHGSLAFLPRKRAASHRGKVKSFPKDDPKKPVHLTAFMGFKAGMTHIVRDLDRPGSKFHKREVVEATTVIETPPMVVVGVVGYVETPRGLRSLTTVWAEHLSDEVKRRFYKNWYRSKRKAFTKYAKKYSENNGQSITRELERIRKYCSVVRVLAHTQLRNTSLKQKKAHLMEIQVNGGSISDKVDFAHGLFEKTVDVNSLFTQDENVDIIGVTKGKGYEGVTARWGITKLPRKTHKGLRKVACIGAWHPANVMFTVARSGQDGYHHRTELNKKIYRIGNGADQASGATEFDATQKPITPMGGFPHYGVVKNDFIMIKGCCPGVKKRVLTIRKSHQIHTSRRDLEKVSLKFIDTSSKFGHGNYQTGAERDAFEGPKKPPAVYY, encoded by the coding sequence ATGTCTCATTGTAAGTACGAGCACCCTCGTCACGGCTCTCTTGCCTTCTTGCCGCGCAAGCGTGCCGCGAGCCATCGCGGAAAGGTCAAGTCATTCCCCAAGGATGACCCTAAGAAGCCTGTCCACCTTACCGCCTTCATGGGCTTCAAGGCTGGTATGACCCACATTGTTCGTGACCTTGACCGTCCCGGCTCGAAGTTCCACAAGCGTGAGGTTGTTGAGGCTACGACAGTCATCGAAACTCCCCCTATGGTTGTGGTCGGTGTTGTCGGATATGTCGAGACGCCCCGCGGTCTCCGTTCGCTCACCACTGTTTGGGCTGAGCACCTCTCGGACGAAGTTAAGCGTCGCTTCTACAAGAACTGGTACCGTAGCAAGAGGAAGGCGTTCACTAAGTACGCCAAGAAGTACTCGGAGAACAACGGCCAGTCGATTACCCGagagctcgagcgcatccgcaAGTACTGCAGCGTTGTTCGCGTGCTTGCCCACACTCAGCTCCGTAACACGAGCCTGAAGCAGAAGAAGGCCCATCTCATGGAGATTCAGGTGAACGGTGGCTCGATCTCTGACAAGGTTGACTTTGCTCACGGCCTCTTCGAAAAGACTGTTGATGTGAACAGCCTTTTCACTCAGGACGAGAACGTTGATATCATCGGTGTGACGAAGGGTAAGGGTTACGAAGGTGTTACTGCTCGTTGGGGTATCACGAAGCTGCCTCGTAAGACTCACAAGGGTCTTCGTAAGGTGGCTTGTATTGGTGCTTGGCACCCGGCTAACGTTATGTTCACGGTGGCTCGCTCTGGTCAGGATGGTTACCACCACCGCACTGAGCTGAACAAGAAGATTTACCGCATTGGTAACGGCGCTGACCAGGCTTCGGGTGCTACGGAGTTTGATGCTACTCAGAAGCCTATCACGCCCATGGGTGGCTTCCCCCACTACGGTGTTGTTAAGAACGACTTCATCATGATCAAGGGCTGCTGCCCTGGTGTCAAGAAGCGTGTTCTGACAATCCGCAAGTCGCACCAGATCCACACATCCCGTCGTGACCTCGAGAAGGTCTCGCTCAAGTTCATCGACACTTCGTCCAAGTTTGGTCACGGTAACTACCAGACTGGAGCTGAGCGTGATGCTTTCGAGGGTCCTAAGAAGCCCCCGGCAGTGTACTACTAA
- a CDS encoding universal stress protein, whose protein sequence is MSNNSQQDFFGVDHQTSDHGSITPGAPVHNIAQTPVMESGNPFDKLTIPSEARNQQIVGHPGESVADDKFKILLAIDGTEAGDLAFNYIMGKHAFSSKDCQIFLTTVLPANVLGGPWISGPLTIDSKKQNELLRQLRHQAVERMNPYRKKLQSLGYDVTMHVLHGEARASLLKVVSYHKCDLVVIGKRNRGWKKGLSSGTVSSYLVSHSPVPVLVVK, encoded by the coding sequence ATGTCGAACAACTCGCAGCAGGACTTTTTCGGCGTTGATCACCAGACTTCAGATCATGGTTCGATCACGCCCGGTGCCCCAGTGCACAACATTGCCCAGACACCTGTCATGGAGTCGGGCAACCCCTTCGACAAGCTGACGATCCCCTCGGAGGCTCGCAACCAACAGATTGTTGGTCACCCCGGTGAATCTGTGGCTGATGACAAGTTCAAGATTCTTCTCGCTATCGATGGTACTGAAGCTGGTGACCTTGCTTTCAACTACATTATGGGCAAGCATGCTTTCAGTTCGAAGGATTGCCAAATTTTCCTTACTACTGTTTTGCCTGCCAATGTGCTCGGTGGCCCTTGGATATCTGGTCCCCTTACTATTGATAGTAAGAAGCAAAACGAGCTCCTTAGGCAGCTCCGTCACCAGGCTGTGGAGCGCATGAACCCTTACCGCAAGAAGCTCCAAAGCCTTGGTTACGATGTGACTATGCACGTTCTTCATGGTGAGGCGCGTGCTTCGCTTCTCAAGGTGGTTAGCTACCACAAGTGCGACCTTGTCGTCATTGGTAAGCGTAACCGCGGTTGGAAGAAAGGTCTCAGCAGCGGTACGGTGTCGTCCTACCTGGTGAGCCACTCGCCGGTCCCTGTTCTCGTGGTGAAGTAA